From Novipirellula artificiosorum, the proteins below share one genomic window:
- the uvrA gene encoding excinuclease ABC subunit UvrA: MATREITVKGAREHNLRDVNLTLPRGELICFSGVSGSGKSSLAFDTLYAEGQRRYVESLSNYARQFMGQMPKPDVDFVGGLSPSISISQKSSGNNPRSTVGTITEIYDFLRVLFARVGTGHCPECGCEITAQSRDAITTRIETLPREATLWVMAPLVRGQKGEFRDLFEDLRKQGFSRARVDGETIHLNDPPTLDRQHRHDVEVVVDRIDPDARDRGRVVEAVDTALKLGESTLMISLTEANDAVTANPSEDLLYSSKYACGSCGQSFKPPSPQLFSFNSPQGMCEACDGLGHLYTFVPELLIPDDTKSIRKGAIDLLGKWGDLGRYRRHIYKGVADAIDRAMELAPGTMLEGKWRDLPEPCRHIWLWGTDDAMEFTWRGGRKAKKYSGSFEGFVPELLTRYKTNRNKMQQKQFEKYMATIDCLDCHGKRLNSQASAVTLTTASKPFLNLHAENQQTLPQLCELPIDSLVDFFSDVALTGTDATIAAEALKEIRTRLGFLLGVGLDYLTLGRTAPTLSGGESQRIRLAGQIGSGLVGVLYILDEPSIGLHPRDNDRLIETLVHLRDRGNTLIVVEHDEDTMRAADRVIDFGPGPGVKGGEIVAAGDVATISKSSRSVTGQFLSGTRKIELPQTLREIDPKTQLTIRGATFHNLKNVDVSIPLGTVTCVTGVSGSGKSSLIGGIVEPALRCALNGASCEIGDHDSIHGLEHLDKTIAIDQSSIGRTPRSNPATYVKVFDEIRNLYAKLPEAKTRGYTSSRFSFNVDGGRCAACDGNGASKLEMDFLADIWVTCPVCQGRRYNRETLSVEFKGKSIADVLEMDISESLELFKNIPKIAEKLQTLVDVGLEYLKLGQPSPTLSGGEAQRIKLSRELSKRETGRTLYVLDEPTTGLHFADIQLLLNVIHGLADRGNTIVIVEHNTDVIKTADWVIDLGPEGGEGGGSLVAEGRPAAVAKKVKSHTGAALAKAMGIKRRAPKASTQPQKTVDTLVNTNTHVTVEGATEHNLKSVNVEIPRDAMTVFCGPSGSGKSSLAMDTIYAEGQRRYVESLSSYARQFIGQVQKPKVERIEGLSPAVALEQKNLGHSPRSTVGTVTEIYDYLRILMARLGTMHCPDCQIPIGTQTPDQIVDKVMSLDPGTRALLLAPIEVQSGPASEDTWQSLRSTGYQRIRINGVTIGLDEAPMLDARQRHQVQVVVDRIVVQPSDRSRISDSVEQALSLGVGVLQVALADNERGETDWTVITHSQHLVCGDCGRSFTNLTPHHFSFNSTIGWCPQCEGLGTQRGTNPAALISSPTATLAEGASLLWPSVDQAVSQWMLRSLSRHARIPIDTPYVDLTVTQRRMLFHGTGDAWIEVRESDRDAAPKKTTGTEAVLFRYQFKGFYPALAEAARLTPGLRGKLEQFVDEIDCSACDGSRLHEDAAAVRFRDRTMADLVHMPLARLADHIQSWKLEKREQKIAGELVREISSRVRFLLDVGLDYLTLHRGAATLSGGEAQRIRLAAQLGSGLCGVLYVLDEPTIGLHPRDNDRLIGALHRLRDLGNTLLVVEHDHDVIASSDYLCDFGPRAGRYGGRVVARGGPQAVEPYEQSVTAAYLTGEKTLAVPASRRPALSDQGTPYVNLLSIKGARENNLRGIDLDLPLGVLTAITGPSGSGKSSLIEGVLYPALARRLHRARVRPGRFEKMDGVRFVDKVIQVDQSPLGNSPTSNPATYTGMFDLIRQLFAELPESVERRFSSRTFSFNVSGGRCETCEGSGQLKIEMHFLADVWVPCEDCHSRRYNSDVLDVKFHGKSIADVLDMQCGEALELFSDYPRIRRILQTICDVGLDYVTLGQPAPTLSGGEAQRVKLAAELARPMTGKTLYILDEPTTGLHFDDIEKLLVVMQRLVEMGNTMVVIEHNMDVIKSADWIIDMGPGAGMEGGQIVFAGTPEQLAASASKPNPSVTAPYLAEILSRRPPTPRTARSKAPTAAAEASGDPARKKPRRSTKATQETDPPTTDPPTTDPWQLLGRRWHSLVKGFPDNASPEWPIELADKTLKLLEQVAGDSSLRFDAPDRVTVRPKGRRKHWARVQTKTPESVQVILAGPKEAVDLEQLESLDVNGPVRPRSDSSTEVTLQLTELKHVRSRKLRAFLKKHFERTIG, translated from the coding sequence ATGGCGACGAGGGAAATCACGGTCAAAGGAGCTCGAGAGCACAACCTGCGGGACGTCAATTTGACGTTGCCGCGAGGCGAGTTGATCTGTTTTTCAGGGGTCAGCGGCAGTGGAAAATCCTCGCTAGCATTCGACACCCTCTACGCCGAGGGGCAACGACGGTATGTCGAGAGCTTGAGCAATTATGCTCGGCAATTCATGGGACAAATGCCCAAACCCGACGTTGATTTCGTCGGCGGGCTGAGCCCTTCGATCTCCATCAGCCAAAAGTCCTCGGGCAATAATCCGCGCAGCACCGTTGGCACGATTACCGAGATTTACGATTTTCTTCGCGTCCTGTTCGCTCGTGTTGGCACCGGCCATTGCCCAGAGTGTGGCTGCGAAATCACCGCACAATCACGCGACGCGATCACGACGCGCATCGAGACGCTCCCCCGCGAAGCGACCCTGTGGGTTATGGCGCCGCTTGTCCGCGGGCAAAAAGGCGAGTTTCGCGATCTTTTCGAAGACCTTCGCAAACAAGGTTTTTCGCGAGCCCGGGTCGATGGCGAAACGATCCATTTGAATGATCCCCCCACGTTGGATCGCCAACATCGCCACGATGTGGAGGTCGTCGTCGATCGCATCGATCCGGATGCGCGCGACCGTGGCCGCGTGGTCGAGGCGGTCGACACCGCCTTGAAACTGGGTGAATCCACCCTGATGATCTCGCTGACCGAAGCCAACGACGCGGTGACGGCCAACCCCAGCGAAGACTTGCTCTATTCGTCAAAATATGCCTGCGGATCCTGCGGTCAAAGCTTCAAGCCTCCGTCACCACAATTGTTCAGCTTCAACAGCCCGCAAGGGATGTGCGAAGCGTGTGATGGGCTGGGCCACCTGTACACGTTTGTGCCCGAGTTGTTGATTCCGGACGACACCAAGTCGATTCGCAAAGGAGCGATCGATCTGCTCGGAAAATGGGGCGACCTGGGACGCTATCGTCGTCACATCTACAAAGGGGTTGCCGATGCGATCGATCGAGCGATGGAGCTCGCCCCCGGAACCATGTTGGAGGGCAAATGGCGTGATCTCCCCGAACCGTGCCGACACATTTGGCTGTGGGGCACCGACGATGCGATGGAATTCACATGGCGAGGGGGCCGCAAGGCAAAAAAGTATTCCGGTTCGTTCGAAGGTTTCGTTCCGGAACTGCTGACGCGATACAAGACCAATCGCAACAAAATGCAGCAGAAACAGTTCGAAAAGTACATGGCGACGATCGATTGCCTTGATTGCCATGGCAAACGGCTCAACTCACAAGCCAGTGCCGTCACGCTGACCACGGCAAGCAAACCGTTCCTCAATCTCCATGCAGAGAATCAACAAACGCTGCCTCAGCTATGTGAATTGCCCATCGATTCTCTCGTGGACTTCTTTTCAGATGTGGCACTGACCGGCACCGATGCAACCATCGCTGCCGAAGCCCTCAAGGAAATCCGCACGCGATTGGGGTTCCTGCTCGGAGTGGGTCTTGATTACCTGACATTGGGTCGGACCGCACCGACGCTCTCGGGCGGTGAATCGCAGCGAATCCGATTGGCGGGCCAAATTGGTAGCGGGCTGGTCGGCGTGTTGTACATTCTTGATGAACCGTCGATCGGGTTGCATCCCCGAGATAACGATCGCTTGATTGAAACACTCGTGCATTTGCGTGATCGCGGCAACACCTTGATCGTTGTCGAGCATGACGAGGATACGATGCGAGCGGCCGACCGCGTGATCGACTTTGGTCCGGGACCGGGCGTCAAGGGAGGCGAGATCGTCGCCGCCGGCGACGTTGCTACGATCTCCAAATCGAGCCGAAGTGTCACGGGCCAATTTTTATCGGGCACTCGAAAGATCGAACTGCCGCAGACGCTTCGCGAGATCGACCCAAAAACTCAGCTCACCATTCGCGGTGCGACGTTTCACAATCTTAAGAACGTGGATGTCTCCATCCCGCTCGGGACGGTCACCTGTGTCACCGGCGTTTCGGGCAGCGGCAAGAGTTCGCTGATTGGTGGCATCGTCGAACCGGCGCTGCGATGCGCTCTCAATGGTGCGAGCTGTGAAATTGGCGACCACGATTCAATTCATGGCCTGGAACACCTCGACAAAACCATCGCGATCGACCAATCGTCCATAGGTCGCACGCCGCGAAGCAATCCCGCAACCTATGTCAAGGTGTTCGACGAGATTCGCAATCTGTATGCGAAATTGCCAGAGGCAAAAACTCGCGGCTACACGTCAAGCCGATTCAGTTTCAATGTGGATGGTGGACGTTGTGCGGCATGCGATGGCAACGGAGCGTCGAAGCTCGAGATGGACTTCTTAGCAGACATTTGGGTCACCTGCCCTGTGTGCCAAGGCCGACGCTACAACCGCGAAACGCTTTCGGTTGAATTTAAAGGGAAATCGATCGCGGATGTGCTGGAAATGGACATCTCCGAATCGCTCGAACTGTTCAAGAACATCCCCAAAATCGCTGAGAAACTGCAAACCCTTGTCGACGTCGGTTTAGAATACCTGAAACTTGGCCAACCCTCCCCGACGCTTTCCGGCGGTGAAGCTCAGCGGATCAAGTTGTCCCGCGAGCTCAGCAAACGAGAAACGGGACGCACGCTTTATGTGCTCGATGAACCGACAACGGGGCTTCATTTCGCAGACATCCAATTGCTGCTCAATGTGATCCACGGGCTGGCCGACCGCGGCAACACGATCGTCATCGTCGAACACAATACCGACGTGATCAAAACGGCGGACTGGGTCATTGACCTGGGGCCCGAAGGGGGCGAGGGCGGCGGATCGCTGGTCGCCGAGGGCAGGCCCGCAGCGGTCGCCAAGAAGGTGAAAAGCCACACCGGTGCCGCGCTTGCCAAAGCGATGGGTATCAAACGTCGAGCCCCAAAGGCGTCGACCCAACCCCAGAAGACCGTTGACACCCTCGTCAACACCAACACCCATGTGACCGTCGAAGGAGCGACGGAACACAACTTGAAATCGGTCAATGTGGAAATCCCCCGCGATGCGATGACCGTGTTTTGCGGCCCCAGCGGTAGCGGAAAAAGCTCGCTAGCGATGGACACGATCTACGCCGAAGGACAACGTCGCTATGTCGAGTCGTTGTCGTCGTACGCGAGACAGTTCATTGGCCAAGTCCAAAAACCCAAGGTCGAGCGGATCGAGGGCTTATCCCCCGCGGTGGCGCTGGAACAAAAAAACCTGGGCCATTCGCCACGAAGCACGGTGGGAACCGTCACCGAAATCTACGACTACCTGCGAATCCTGATGGCGCGGTTGGGCACGATGCATTGCCCCGATTGCCAAATACCGATTGGAACGCAGACGCCAGACCAAATCGTCGACAAAGTGATGTCGCTTGACCCGGGCACTCGCGCGCTGCTGCTTGCCCCGATCGAGGTTCAATCGGGCCCCGCTTCCGAGGACACCTGGCAATCCCTTCGCAGCACCGGCTACCAACGGATTCGCATCAATGGTGTAACGATCGGTCTCGACGAAGCCCCGATGCTTGATGCACGGCAGCGACATCAGGTGCAAGTGGTGGTTGACCGCATCGTCGTGCAACCGTCCGATCGATCACGAATCAGCGACAGTGTCGAACAGGCGCTGTCACTCGGCGTGGGGGTTTTGCAAGTCGCCTTGGCGGATAACGAGCGTGGCGAAACCGATTGGACGGTGATCACTCATAGCCAACACTTGGTTTGCGGTGATTGTGGCCGTTCGTTCACGAACTTGACGCCCCACCATTTTTCGTTCAACTCGACGATCGGTTGGTGTCCTCAATGCGAAGGTCTTGGAACGCAACGTGGAACCAACCCGGCCGCTTTGATCTCCTCGCCAACCGCAACCTTGGCGGAGGGGGCTTCGCTGCTTTGGCCGTCGGTTGACCAAGCGGTTTCCCAGTGGATGCTTCGTTCCCTTTCGCGACACGCGCGGATTCCTATCGATACACCCTACGTGGATCTGACCGTCACCCAGAGACGGATGTTGTTCCACGGAACGGGCGATGCCTGGATCGAAGTGCGCGAAAGCGACCGTGATGCGGCCCCAAAGAAAACAACGGGAACCGAAGCGGTCCTGTTCCGTTACCAGTTCAAAGGGTTCTACCCCGCACTTGCCGAAGCGGCTCGGCTGACCCCCGGTCTTCGCGGTAAGTTGGAACAGTTTGTCGACGAAATTGACTGTAGCGCGTGCGACGGTTCACGCTTGCATGAAGACGCCGCCGCCGTTCGCTTTCGTGATCGGACCATGGCTGACTTGGTTCACATGCCATTGGCCAGACTCGCTGACCACATCCAATCGTGGAAGTTGGAAAAACGCGAACAAAAAATTGCTGGAGAATTGGTTCGCGAAATCAGTTCACGAGTCCGCTTTTTGCTCGACGTCGGTCTCGACTATCTGACGCTGCACCGTGGAGCCGCGACGCTCTCTGGTGGCGAAGCACAACGGATTCGATTGGCTGCTCAATTGGGTAGCGGTTTGTGCGGCGTGCTCTATGTCTTGGATGAACCGACGATCGGATTGCATCCGCGCGACAACGACCGATTGATCGGCGCGCTCCATCGATTGCGTGATCTTGGCAACACCTTGCTTGTGGTCGAGCACGATCATGATGTCATCGCCAGTAGCGATTATCTCTGCGATTTTGGCCCGCGTGCCGGGCGCTATGGCGGACGCGTCGTCGCGCGGGGAGGACCGCAAGCGGTCGAACCCTACGAGCAGTCGGTAACCGCGGCCTACCTGACCGGAGAAAAAACACTGGCCGTTCCTGCATCGCGACGGCCCGCGTTGAGCGATCAAGGGACGCCGTATGTCAATTTGCTGTCGATCAAAGGAGCACGCGAAAACAATCTTCGGGGGATCGATCTCGATCTGCCGCTCGGTGTTTTGACGGCAATCACCGGCCCCAGTGGTAGCGGAAAAAGCTCGCTGATCGAAGGCGTGCTCTACCCGGCACTCGCTCGACGCCTGCATCGTGCACGCGTTCGTCCCGGTCGATTCGAGAAAATGGATGGGGTGCGATTTGTCGACAAAGTGATCCAAGTCGATCAGTCCCCGCTAGGAAATAGCCCGACCAGTAACCCCGCGACCTACACCGGCATGTTCGATCTGATTCGGCAATTGTTTGCCGAACTTCCCGAATCGGTCGAGAGACGTTTCTCGTCGCGGACCTTCAGCTTCAATGTGTCCGGCGGGCGATGCGAAACCTGCGAAGGCAGCGGACAACTCAAAATCGAGATGCACTTTCTGGCGGATGTCTGGGTCCCCTGTGAGGACTGCCATTCCCGCCGATACAACTCGGACGTGCTGGATGTCAAGTTCCACGGAAAATCCATCGCAGATGTGCTGGACATGCAGTGCGGTGAAGCTTTGGAATTGTTCTCGGACTACCCTCGGATCAGACGGATTCTGCAAACCATCTGCGACGTCGGGCTGGACTACGTTACCCTCGGACAGCCTGCACCGACCCTTTCAGGTGGTGAGGCGCAGCGCGTCAAACTGGCTGCCGAACTCGCTCGACCGATGACAGGCAAGACGCTCTACATTCTTGACGAACCGACGACCGGGTTGCATTTCGACGATATCGAAAAGCTGCTCGTCGTGATGCAACGACTGGTCGAAATGGGCAATACCATGGTGGTGATCGAGCACAACATGGATGTCATCAAGAGCGCCGATTGGATCATCGACATGGGGCCAGGGGCAGGCATGGAAGGTGGACAAATTGTCTTTGCCGGAACTCCTGAACAACTCGCTGCCTCTGCGTCGAAGCCAAACCCCAGCGTCACGGCACCCTACTTGGCGGAGATCCTGTCGCGGCGTCCACCGACCCCACGCACCGCTCGCAGCAAGGCCCCAACCGCCGCGGCAGAAGCGTCGGGGGATCCAGCGAGAAAGAAACCACGGCGATCGACCAAGGCTACCCAGGAAACCGATCCCCCAACGACCGATCCCCCAACGACCGATCCATGGCAGCTGCTGGGTCGTCGCTGGCATTCACTGGTCAAAGGGTTTCCGGACAACGCATCACCGGAGTGGCCGATTGAGTTGGCCGACAAGACGCTCAAATTGCTCGAGCAGGTGGCCGGGGATAGTTCATTGCGTTTCGATGCCCCCGACCGCGTCACGGTACGCCCCAAGGGGCGACGCAAGCATTGGGCACGCGTCCAAACCAAAACCCCCGAGTCGGTTCAAGTGATCTTGGCAGGCCCCAAGGAAGCGGTGGATCTCGAGCAGCTTGAATCCCTCGACGTGAACGGCCCGGTGCGTCCGCGCAGCGATTCCAGCACCGAGGTGACGCTGCAATTGACCGAACTGAAGCACGTTCGCAGCCGTAAGCTAAGAGCGTTCCTGAAAAAGCATTTCGAGCGAACAATCGGTTAG
- a CDS encoding DUF4261 domain-containing protein — protein MAKGLFTQGMCVLLREPVSIGELEERLAAFELVGRHESIEDDDAPETLVLKYREDVGGHLLVTPCRSPWPDDMGDPDESPERFVAWSLGQFGPLAFPGCLQRASEQSWGWEGGADVVPLHTAHIRLLISYVLGMEEVDGEDDDEDIPLVPDEYDAMGEMQFITRAVTALLELPQAICYFNPGGEVLRDQTGLRQGLNYAWNHELPALDMWTNVRIFKADEEWSLMDTVGNGQLDLPDMEAIYRADQFEPADVERFLRNASLYMLTSEEEVEEGDTADGPGEISWLAMECAEALSDPPRPTIRWAPQNGTDPPAELLVRGDAPEEMDEDDFDEDFLDEDDDVDF, from the coding sequence ATGGCAAAAGGATTGTTCACTCAGGGGATGTGCGTCCTGCTGCGCGAACCGGTTTCGATTGGCGAGTTAGAGGAGCGGTTGGCGGCCTTCGAACTCGTCGGACGACACGAATCGATCGAAGATGATGACGCGCCCGAAACCCTGGTCCTGAAGTATCGAGAGGATGTCGGTGGTCACCTGCTGGTGACGCCCTGTCGATCCCCCTGGCCAGACGACATGGGCGATCCCGATGAGTCACCCGAGCGGTTTGTCGCTTGGTCGCTGGGGCAGTTCGGGCCGCTCGCGTTTCCCGGCTGTTTGCAACGGGCGTCCGAGCAATCGTGGGGATGGGAAGGGGGAGCCGATGTGGTTCCCTTGCACACGGCCCACATTCGATTGTTGATCAGTTACGTGCTCGGGATGGAAGAGGTCGACGGCGAAGACGACGACGAAGACATTCCGTTGGTTCCGGATGAATACGATGCAATGGGCGAGATGCAGTTCATCACACGCGCGGTCACGGCATTGTTGGAATTGCCTCAAGCGATTTGCTATTTCAATCCGGGTGGCGAAGTGCTTCGCGACCAAACGGGACTGCGCCAAGGACTCAACTACGCTTGGAATCACGAATTGCCCGCATTGGACATGTGGACCAACGTGCGAATTTTCAAGGCCGATGAGGAGTGGTCACTGATGGACACGGTCGGCAATGGCCAATTGGACCTGCCAGACATGGAAGCGATCTATCGTGCCGACCAATTTGAACCAGCCGACGTCGAGCGTTTTTTGCGAAACGCTTCGCTCTACATGCTGACATCCGAAGAAGAAGTCGAAGAGGGTGACACCGCGGATGGCCCTGGGGAGATCAGTTGGTTGGCGATGGAATGCGCCGAAGCGTTATCCGACCCCCCCCGACCGACGATCCGTTGGGCTCCGCAGAATGGTACCGATCCGCCTGCCGAATTGTTGGTGCGAGGCGACGCGCCGGAGGAAATGGACGAGGATGACTTCGATGAAGATTTCTTGGATGAAGATGACGACGTTGATTTTTGA
- a CDS encoding TerC family protein has protein sequence MLLASSIDIAEGASLMSFESLVALLALTAMEIVLGIDNIVFIAIITGRLPEEKRSFARRVGLFLAMGMRILLLLMIGWLISLQSPLLELSHWIPFSSLAERLAEDPEINEVSGRDLILLFGGLFLLYTAVREIHHKIEGDEEEAEIGNLPGDQGGARDGITPTGRSSAAITVKGVLVRIAFMDVIFSLDSVITAVGMANHIEIMIAAVVVAVTVMIIFANQISDFVQDHPTVKMLALSFLMLIGVVLVSDAVGTPINKGYVYFAMTFSLLVEFLNLRMKAKRYRPSHGEGETGSVG, from the coding sequence ATGTTACTCGCATCGTCCATCGACATCGCGGAAGGCGCATCGCTGATGTCGTTTGAGTCCTTGGTGGCGCTATTGGCGTTGACCGCGATGGAAATCGTCCTGGGGATCGATAACATTGTCTTCATCGCCATCATCACGGGGCGCTTGCCCGAAGAAAAACGCTCGTTTGCCAGACGAGTCGGCTTGTTTTTGGCAATGGGAATGCGAATCCTTCTGCTGTTGATGATCGGCTGGTTGATTAGTCTTCAATCGCCGCTCTTAGAACTGTCTCATTGGATCCCGTTTTCGTCGCTGGCCGAGCGTTTGGCCGAAGACCCGGAGATCAACGAGGTCTCGGGGCGTGATTTGATTCTGCTTTTCGGCGGCTTGTTCCTGCTTTACACCGCGGTCCGTGAAATCCATCACAAGATCGAAGGGGACGAGGAAGAAGCCGAGATTGGCAACTTACCCGGTGACCAAGGTGGAGCGAGAGACGGGATCACCCCCACGGGACGCAGCAGCGCGGCGATCACCGTGAAGGGTGTCTTGGTCCGGATCGCCTTCATGGACGTGATTTTCTCTCTCGATTCGGTGATCACTGCGGTCGGAATGGCCAATCACATCGAGATCATGATCGCCGCAGTGGTGGTCGCGGTCACCGTGATGATCATCTTTGCCAACCAAATCAGCGATTTTGTGCAAGACCATCCCACCGTGAAGATGTTGGCATTGTCTTTCCTGATGCTGATCGGCGTGGTCTTGGTCAGCGACGCCGTGGGCACACCGATCAACAAGGGGTATGTCTACTTTGCGATGACCTTTTCCTTACTGGTCGAGTTTTTGAACTTGAGGATGAAAGCCAAGCGTTATCGCCCCAGTCACGGTGAAGGGGAAACCGGCAGTGTTGGCTAG
- a CDS encoding sulfite exporter TauE/SafE family protein, with amino-acid sequence MHELYPYLPFALILCLGIFVQSAAGFAAGLLTIPVLLWFGYSIPEAQTSLLVATIPQNLWGVWSFRDAIDVSKVTWPGLTRILFVPVGIVVLQTLETFSIVTLRQFVGGVVLIVTLTIVFFNPKPRASLHPIWACLTFPTSGFLQGLVGMGGPPMVFWVQAHDWDTRKMRGFLFAAYLISLFPALGFLYGGFGTRIIEPGIIAASLTPLLLLATYAGLKLGTWLGRVRLRRITLALLVLIGIAGLAAPLFSHH; translated from the coding sequence ATGCATGAACTCTACCCTTACCTCCCGTTCGCCCTGATCCTCTGCCTCGGAATCTTTGTTCAATCGGCTGCTGGATTTGCAGCGGGCCTTTTGACGATTCCGGTGCTACTGTGGTTCGGGTATTCGATTCCTGAGGCCCAGACATCGCTGTTGGTGGCGACCATCCCACAGAATCTGTGGGGTGTGTGGTCCTTTCGGGATGCCATCGACGTTTCGAAAGTGACCTGGCCTGGACTCACCCGAATCCTGTTTGTCCCCGTTGGCATTGTCGTACTGCAGACCTTGGAAACGTTTTCGATTGTCACCCTGCGGCAATTTGTCGGAGGCGTCGTGCTCATCGTGACGTTGACGATCGTATTTTTTAATCCGAAGCCACGAGCAAGCCTGCATCCCATTTGGGCATGTCTCACCTTTCCAACTTCGGGGTTCTTACAGGGACTTGTCGGCATGGGCGGGCCGCCGATGGTGTTTTGGGTTCAGGCACACGACTGGGACACTCGAAAAATGCGAGGGTTTCTGTTCGCGGCCTACCTGATTAGCTTGTTTCCTGCGTTAGGGTTCTTGTACGGCGGTTTTGGAACACGGATCATTGAACCAGGGATCATTGCCGCTTCACTAACTCCGCTGTTACTCTTGGCAACCTACGCAGGACTAAAGCTTGGCACTTGGTTGGGGCGAGTTCGGTTGAGACGAATCACATTAGCGTTGCTCGTTCTGATCGGAATCGCCGGGCTTGCTGCCCCCCTATTCAGTCATCACTAG
- a CDS encoding Gfo/Idh/MocA family protein: protein MNRLNRRQFTSLAAAGIATASMPRLRAAGPNETLGVCVVGVNSRGNEHIRGFNHDPRTEIRAIVDIDESVGQQRVAKVAEMQGKKPKFFTDIRDAIDFDGIDILSAATPNHWHALMGIWGMQSGKDVYVEKPICHNIDEGRALVATAKKYGRMCQTGTQCRSSSAVRDAMQFIAEGGIGEVKFARGLCYKRRASIGPLGDYPIPEKVNFDLWSGPATFTDPKLTRRNFHYDWHWQRHYGNGDLGNQGPHQTDIARWGLGLNRHPNAIFTYGGRLGYQTERKDKNYVDAGDTGNTEISIYDYGDKCIVFETRGLDCKTTSGPEIEGFFGNEGSNKIGVIFYGSEGYLAQTSYEHCTAYDLDMNVIKDFRAKNVGDAHFANFIDACQSRDASKLNADALMGHLSAGVSHLGNISYYLGEQNHGSPDEIRQILAGVKSLDDNDATLKRTVDHLVGNGVILEETPLSIGAQLKFDPETERFIGNEAANAMLTREYRKGFEVPAPENV from the coding sequence ATGAATCGCTTGAATCGTCGCCAATTCACCTCCCTCGCAGCCGCCGGCATTGCGACGGCTTCCATGCCTCGCCTGAGGGCTGCTGGTCCTAACGAGACGCTTGGCGTTTGTGTGGTGGGAGTCAATAGCCGTGGCAACGAACACATTCGTGGATTCAACCACGACCCACGGACCGAAATTCGTGCAATCGTCGACATTGACGAAAGCGTCGGTCAACAACGAGTGGCAAAGGTCGCAGAGATGCAGGGCAAGAAGCCCAAGTTCTTTACGGACATCCGGGATGCAATTGATTTCGACGGCATCGACATTCTCAGTGCTGCGACGCCCAACCATTGGCACGCGCTGATGGGAATCTGGGGCATGCAAAGCGGCAAAGATGTCTATGTCGAAAAACCCATTTGCCATAACATCGACGAAGGCCGTGCCTTGGTTGCAACCGCGAAGAAATATGGGCGGATGTGCCAAACGGGAACGCAATGCCGCAGTAGCAGTGCCGTTCGTGATGCGATGCAGTTTATTGCCGAGGGTGGAATCGGCGAAGTCAAGTTTGCTCGTGGGTTGTGCTACAAACGACGCGCTTCGATCGGACCGCTTGGCGACTACCCCATTCCTGAAAAAGTCAACTTCGATCTTTGGAGCGGCCCGGCGACCTTCACCGATCCCAAACTCACCCGCCGCAACTTCCACTATGATTGGCATTGGCAACGGCACTACGGCAACGGCGATTTGGGGAACCAAGGTCCCCACCAAACGGACATCGCTCGCTGGGGGCTGGGGCTCAATCGGCATCCCAACGCGATCTTCACCTATGGCGGTCGCTTGGGTTATCAAACCGAACGCAAAGACAAGAACTACGTGGACGCCGGCGACACCGGCAACACCGAGATTTCGATCTACGATTACGGTGACAAGTGCATCGTCTTCGAAACACGCGGCCTGGATTGCAAGACGACCTCAGGTCCTGAAATCGAAGGGTTCTTCGGCAACGAAGGCAGCAACAAGATCGGAGTGATTTTCTACGGCAGTGAAGGCTATCTCGCCCAAACGTCGTATGAGCATTGCACGGCCTACGACTTGGACATGAACGTGATCAAGGATTTCCGTGCCAAGAACGTGGGCGATGCCCACTTCGCAAACTTTATCGATGCTTGTCAGTCGCGTGACGCGTCGAAACTGAATGCGGACGCGTTGATGGGGCACCTTTCCGCCGGGGTCAGTCATCTCGGGAACATTTCGTATTACCTTGGTGAGCAAAACCACGGATCCCCCGATGAGATTCGCCAGATCTTGGCGGGTGTCAAAAGCTTGGATGATAACGATGCAACGCTAAAGCGGACCGTGGACCACTTGGTCGGCAACGGAGTGATCTTGGAGGAAACACCGCTTTCGATTGGTGCACAATTGAAGTTTGATCCCGAAACCGAACGGTTTATCGGCAATGAGGCGGCCAATGCGATGTTGACTCGTGAGTACCGTAAGGGATTTGAAGTTCCAGCACCGGAAAACGTTTAG